The Methylomarinum sp. Ch1-1 genome contains the following window.
TTCTTCCAGAGACAGCCCTTCGAATTCGGTGCCGGGCACCAGGTTGTTCAGGTTAGTCACATAGGTTTGATGGTGTTTTCCATAATGAAACTCGAGAGTTTCTTCAGAAATATGGGGCGCCAATGCATCTTTAGCGAAAGGTAATGCGGGTAATTCAAAAGTCATTTTTATTCTCCAAAACAAAAAACGAATATGAAAGCGGCTAGGCCCTCACCTAAATACCAAGTATTATAATAAAGATTTATTAATTTAACATGACAAACTGCAATTGCCTACCCCCCTTCGCCTTTAAAATAGTCTATCCATTATTTTTATCTCTTCACTAATATAACTACTTATGCCCCTTGAAATCGAACATAAATTTTTATTGCTCAATGACGACTGGCGGCAGCAGATTGAAAAATCCGTCCATTACAAACAAGGTTATCTGAGCAGCACCAAACAGAACTCAATCAGGATTAGAGTTTCCGACCAGCAAGCATGGATTAACATCAAAAGTGCAGTAATAGGCACGCATCGACATGAATATGAATACGAAATCCCGCTGCAGGAAGCCAATGAAATGCTTGATGAGCTGTGCCATAAGCCGCTGATCGAAAAGAAACGTCATTTTGTCCACTACGACAAACATCTGTGGGAAATAGACGAATTCATGGGAGAGAATGCTGGCCTGATTGTCGCCGAAATCGAATTGTCCGACTTAGATGAAACATTTAAAAAACCCAGCTGGGTCGGCCAAGAAGTCACCCACGATTTGCGTTATTACAACAACAATCTTTGCAAATCACCTTACAAAGACTGGGGTGTAACACCCTAATTTTAAATAAATATTGAAATATAGTCGATTATGCACTATATTTTCTGTATGAATAAAACGACTATTGTTGCTTTTTTACTACTCGCATCCTCGAATGCTTACTGTTCGCCTTTATCGGATTCAATCGATAAGCTCGAATCCGATTGGGCCACGGTCTATTATCGAAACACCCCCGAACAGCAAAAAATCAACTACCCAAGGCTGCTACAACGGACTGTTGATATCGAACAACGCTTCCCCAAGGCCGCAGAACCGAAGATCTGGCAAGCCATCTTGCTGTCGGCTAACGCCACTTTTCAATCCCCCTTCAGCGCGCTAGAATCGCTGGACAAAGCGAAGTCGCTACTGGAAAAGGCGATTGAAATCGACCCACAAGCGCTTGAAGGCTCGGCCTATGTGACGCTTGGCTCTCTCTATTATATGGTTCCAGGATGGCCGGTCTCATTCGGCGACAAGCAAGCCGCCGAAAAAATGCTGAAAAAAGCCCTTGAAATCAATCCTGACGGCATCGACAGCAATTACTTTTACGGTGACTACCTGCTTTCCCAGGACAAGATCGCTAAAGCTGAAGAATATTTCAAAACGGCTAGCTCAGCACCGATTCGCCAAGAACAAAGGCTAGCTGACACCGAGCTACAAAACGACGCTAACATCGCGCTTAAAAAAGCTCGAAAGCGCCGATTAAGCCAAGGTAAGAACAAGTTTCTATCGCTGTTTTCATCAGCGAGTTACAATTCTGCAAACAAAGAAAGAAAAGCGCATTAATGAACAACCACAAAGAACTACGTGAGCACATAGCCGAAAATAACTGCATTATTTTCTTTGTTTGATTAGAGGCAACCAGCACATAGTCAATATTATTCTGTCGGCAATTGTGAATGTATGTGCAGATTTAGCCACGCACTGCGAATAAATTCGCACTTACCGCAGCAATTTCGGGGTTGGCGTTCAAAAAGGGTTAAGCCTGTACAGGTAGCTCTGGAAGCAGTGTGCGCGGCATGGCCGATTTTTGTTCCGACCGGGCATTGCTGACGCCTGCCGAGTACCCGTCATATCTAACATGACTAAATACTAGTACCACTAAAGCCACATCAACGGACGAACAACTCATCAAAGCTCAGATTCAAATTGTCCTCTCATTACACAGCAGTAATGCAGACTACATTGCGGCCAATGAATAGCGCCAACATTATTTTTTAATCCTTCTGTTTCTGCTAATATAGCGAAACTAATTCCTTTTAACTATCGGAAATCGTTATGACCTTTGTAGTCACTGAAAATTGTATCAAATGTAAATTTACCGATTGCGTCGACGTATGTCCGGTCGATTGTTTTCACGAAGGACCAAACTTCTTAGTCATCGACCCGGAGGAGTGCATCGACTGTACATTGTGCGAGCCTGAGTGCCCTGCCAATGCGATTTTTGCCGAAGATGAAATTCCTGCCGACCAGGAAAAATTCACTGCATTAAACGCCGAATTAGCGCAAGAATGGCCGACCATCACCGAAGTCAAGGACGCGCTGCCCGATGCCGACGAATGGAATGGGAAACCGGGCAAAGCCGAGCTACTCGAACGCTAATAGCCAGCATAGCCTCGTCATTTCCTGCAAATGGCCGATCTTCGACAGCAACTCCCAGTTTGAGCGATGTTTAGGGCTTGGAGAAAGTGTCTGAAATCCATCCACGGGGCTTGACGGCGGCATTTCAGCCACCGGCACCCTCATCAAACACCTCACAAGCCCTCTTTTTGGCCAAAGTGGGAATTGCTGAATCGAAGACGTATACCGCACCGCTCTGCGCGTGCGGCAACCCGCTTTTATCTCGACAGATTGGCAAACAGCACGACAAGGCGCTAAAACGCCAGTTTCTTGCCCACCTTAGGCTAAAAACAAGACGGCTAATTTACCGCCAAGCCTGAAATTATGTGACCGCCAATACTTAATGCAGCAATTCCCAATTTTGGAGTTCAAAAAGGGCATGGGGTGTGTTTGGCGAGGATGTCGGCAGCAAGGATGCTGCCGTCAAGCCCCCCCCAGCACCTAAACTCCATGGCCACTGGACTATAATTTTGCATTCCAGCATAATTTAGGTGCTGGGCTCCTCGACAAACCTCTAAACACAGCAAAAATGCTCAAACTGATGGGAATCGTTGTACTTAATGCAGATCGCTAACAAGCAGACAAAAAAAAGCCGGTTTAAAAACCGGCTTTTTTTTATTCTTCTTCGGAGAGCTCTTCAACTTCCGGTCTGTCGACTAATTCGACATAGGCCATAGGCGCATCATCGCCGGCTCGATAACCGCATTTGATGATTCTCATATAACCACCCGGTCTGTCTTGGTATCTAGGCCCTAATTCATTGAAAAGCTTAGTTACCACCTCGCGATCACGAAGCTTGGAGAAAGCTTGACGTCTTTTAGCGACGGTATCTTGCTTGGATAAGGTAATCAGAGGCTCAGCAACGCTACGCAGCTCTTTGGCCTTAGGTAATGTCGTTTTGATCAGCTCATGTCTGATTAACGATACCGCCATGTTACTGAACATGGCTTTTCTATGACTACTATTTCTATTTAACTGTCTACCAGATTTACGATGTCTCATTTCACAACGTCCTATAACTAATTTACATTCCAGCTTGGGATTGATCTGCCAAGTTCTCAGGCGGCCAATTCTCGAGACGCATCCCTAAGGACAGACCTTTAATGGCAAGGATATCCTTAATTTCAGTTAAAGATTTCTTTCCCAAGTTTGGAGTCTTTAACAACTCAACTTCAGTACGCTGAATCAAATCTCCAATATAGAAAATATTTTCAGCTTTCAAACAATTTGCAGACCTGACAGTTAACTCCAGATCATCGACAGGACGCAGCAAAATTGGGTCGAATTCGGGCTCATTGACCGGCTCTTCCTCAATCACCTGCTCATTAACTTTTTCGAAATCAACAAACACAGACAATTGATCATGCAATATCGTTGCCGCTAGCTTAATCGTCTCTTCAGGATCGACGGTGCCATTGGTTTCTAATTCGATTATCAATTTATCGAGATTCGTACGCTGCTCGACGCGTGTACTGTCGACTTGATAAGCGACTTTTTCGATCGGACTAAAAGAGGCATCAACCATCAATGTGCCGACAGGAATGCTCTCTAAGCGTTCCTTTCTAACATTTGCAGATACATAGCCGCGGCCACGCTCCACTTTTAAATTGATATTGATTTTACCTTCCTGAGTCAGGTGAGCGATGACCAAGTCTTTGTTCACGATATCAACATCATGAGGAAGAGTAATATCGCCTGCCGTCACCGGACCCGGACCGCTTTTCGTCAAATTTAACGTCACCTCATCCTTGGAATGCAGGATCACAGCAAGTTTCTTCAGATTAAGAAGAACATCGATGACGTCTTCATGAACACCTTCCATGGTCGTGTATTCATGCAACACGCCCTCTATCTCGACCTCGGTGACTGCGCAACCTGGAATAGATGACAGCATAACGCGTCTTAAAGCATTCCCCAAGGAGTGACCAAAACCTTTTTCTAAGGGCTCGATGACAATTCTTGAATGATTTGCTGTCTGACTCACCACCTCAACAAGTTGAGGCTTTAATAAGCCAGCAATTGAATTCTGCATAGTATAAATCTCAGAATAATTATTTAGAATAAAGCTCTACGACCAGCTGCTCATTTATATCGGCGCCCAGATCAGCACGATCCGGCAACGATTTAAAAGTGCCGCTCATCTCTTTTACATTGACTTCAACCCAGCTAGGAAAACCATATTGCTCGGTAACAGTCAATGAATCGACGATGCGTTGCTGTTTTTTAGCTTTCTCTCTGATTTTGATTACGTCGCCCGCTTGAACCTGATAGGAAGGAATATTGGTGATTTGCTCGTTAACCAAAATTGCCTTATGCGAAACCAACTGTCTAGCTTCAGCGCGCGTGCTGGCATAACCCATTCGGTAAACGACGTTATCAAGGCGACTCTCCAGCAGATCAAGCAAATTTTGACCAGTCGCACCCTTCTTCATGTCGGCGGCCTGGTAATAATTTCTGAATTGCTTTTCTAGAACGCCGTAGATTCTGCGTATTCTTTGTTTTGCACGCAACTGTAACGCGTAATCAGAGCTGCGGGTACGTTTGGTACCATGTTGACCTGGTCGCTGCTCCAGCTTACATTTGCCTTCTAACGACTTACCTCTGCTTTTCAGAAATAAATCGGTTCCTTCTCTACGACTTAACTTACAAGTCGGTCCAAGATATCTTGCCATTATTACTACTCCGGAATCTTAAACGCGGCGTTTTTTAGGGGGACGACATCCGTTATGGGGTATCGGAGTCACGTCAATAATATTTGAAATTTTAAAACCCAGATTGTTCAAAGAACGAACAGCAGATTCACGACCAGGTCCTGGCCCCTTGATCATGACGTCAAGATTTTTCATGCCGTATTCCTGGGCAACTGAACCCGCTTTTTCAGCAGCCACCTGAGCAGCGAAGGGAGTGCTTTTCCGTGAACCACGAAAACCCGAGCCGCCTGAGGTGGCCCAAGATAAAGCATTGCCTTTTCTGTCGGTAATTGTGATGATAGTGTTATTAAAAGAAGCATGCACGTGCGCGATGCCGTCAGCGACTTCTTTTTTTATCCGTTTTTTTGAACGATTTTGAGTTGCCATTACTTAGCCTTTCAAGAATATCTTATTTTCTAATGGGTTTACGAGGACCTTTACGAGTACGAGCATTGGTTCTGCTTCTCTGTCCTCTTAACGGCAAGCCTCTACGGTGCCTGATACCACGGTAGCAGCCCAGATCCATCAGTCGCTTTATGTTCATGGAAACCTCTCGACGAAGATCCCCCTCAACAGTCATGCCAGATATCACCTTACGGATAGACTCCAATTGCTCCTCAGCCAAATCTTTTATCTTCACTGAAGGCTCAATACCTACTTCTTTGCAAATATCTTTTGCAGTTTGACGCCCTACACCATAAATTGCAGTTAAAGCTATTTCTGCATGCTTATGATCTGCTACGTTTATTCCGGCAATACGTGCCATCTAGATACTCCTACTACGGTACTCTAAAGTTAAGCGCGAAATTATAGCATCCCACCAAATCCAGCGCAACAAAATTTATCCTTGACGCTGCTTGTGCCGTCCATCTTTGCAGATGACACGTACAACACCATTTCTTTTAATAACTTTACAACTTCTACAAATTTTTTTAACAGATGCGCGAACTTTCACAGCAATCCCCTTGGATAAAATAAACTACTTTTTAAGATTGGCCTTTTTCATCAGACCATCATACTGGTGTGACATCAAATGAGTTTGCATTTGCGAGATGAAGTCCATCACTACAACTACAATAATCAACAATGAAGTCCCGCCAAAATAAAAAGGCACGTTCCAATAAACAATCAAGAACTCGGGCAATAAACAAACCAGAGTAATATAAAACGCACCGATCAACGTCAGTCGGGTCATGACCTTATCGATATAAGCCGTCGTTTGCGCACCGGGCCTGATGCCTGGCAAGAAAGCGCCAGATTTCTTCAAGTTATCCGCCGTCTCTTTCGAATTGAACACGAGAGCGGTGTAAAAGAAGCAGAAGAACACGATGGCCGTTGCATAGAACAACACATAAACCGGCTGCCCCGGAGACAACACGGTGGAAACATCCTGCAACCAAGTAAACCCTTCGGCATTACCAAACCATCCAGCAATCGTCGCTGGAAACAGAATGATGCTAGAGGCGAAAATTGGGGGGATCACACCCGCCATATTCAATTTCAAAGGCAGAAAACTGCTTTGCCCGGCATACATCCTTCGGCCTTGCTGGCGTTTAGGGTAATTGATGATGATTCTACGCTGTCCACGCTCGACAAAGACCACTAACGCGGTCACCGCGACCGCAATCAGGAACAAAAGAATGATGAACGCAGCGTTCATCTCACCGGTCCTCGCTAATTCCAGAGTTCCACCAATCGCTGAAGGCAGCCCTGACACGATACCGGCAAAAATAATCAGCGAAATCCCGTTCCCGATGCCGCGCTCAGTGACCTGCTCGCCTAACCACATCAAGAAGATCGTACCGGTCACCAAAGTCACAGTCGTGATGATGACGAAGCCGATACCAGGATTAATGACGACTGGCAAGCCGCCCGCAGTTTGATTTTGCAAGGCAATCGAGATACCGATGGCCTGAAAGGTAGCCAATACCACGGTGCCATAACGCGTATATTGCGAAATTTTGCGTCGACCGGATTCGCCTTCTTTCTTAATTTGCTCAAGAGACGGAATAACAACGGTCATCAACTGCATGATGATCGATGCGGAGATATATGGCATGATCCCTAGCGCGAACAGACTCAACCTCATCAAGGCGCCACCGGAGAACATATTGAACATATCCAGAATGGAACCACTCTGCTGTTCGAACATGATCGCCAGCGCCTTAGGATCGATCCCAGGCACGGGAATATGAGCACCCACTCTATATACGAAAAAAGCTCCAAGAACAAAAAGCAATCTTGATCTAAGTTCTGAAAACCCGCCCATTCTATTCGCCATTTCAGCTCTTGAAGTACTCACAATTATTCCTCTACTTTGCCGCCTGCCGCTTCGATAGATTGCTTAGCGCCAGCAGTTACAGCCAGACCCTTGACGGTAACAGCCTTACTCACTTCGCCTGATTTAATGATCTTGGCTTTTTTTGAAATGGCCGGAATCAGGTTCGCTTCGATCAATGCCGCTAGATCGATGACATCGCCAGACAACTTATCCAGCTCATTTAATCTGACTTCGGCAGTATATTTCTTAATCCTGGAGGTAAAGCCGACTTTAGGCAAACGGCGTTGCAATGGCATCTGACCACCTTCAAAACCGACCTTATGAAAACCACCACTGCGTGATTTCTGGCCTTTGTGCCCTCTACCACAGGTTTTGCCCAGGGTCGAACCGATGCCGCGGCCGACTCTTTTAGACTTCTTACGTGAACCGTAGGCAGACTGAATACTATTTAAGTACATTAAACTTCCTCAACATTCAACATGTATGAAACTTTATTGATCATCCCACGATTCTCTGGTGTGTCAATAACTTCTACTGTTTGACGAATTTTACGTAGGCCCAAACCCTTTAAACAGGCCTGATGACTCTTTAATCGACCAATTTTACTCTTGGTCATCGTTACGCTTAATTTTTTTTCAGCCATGATCATTATCCGGTTATTTCTTCGACGGTTAAACCACGCTTAGCCGCAATGGATTTCGCATCGTGCATACCCGCAAGGCCATCGATCGTCGCTCTAACAACATTGATAGGGTTTTGTGTGCCGATGCATTTAGCCAATACGTTATGTACGCCAACTACTTCAAATACCGCGCGCATCGCACCCCCCGCGATAATACCGGTACCTTCCGATGCGGGCTGCATATAGACTTTTGCTGCGCCTGTGTTTGACATGATGGAATACTGCAAAGTATCGCCTTTTAAAGCGACTTTTTTCATGTTTTTACGCGCTTGCTCCAATGATTTTTGGATCGCGATAGGGACTTCACGCGCCTTACAGACGCCATATCCCACACGACCCTCGCCATCACCGACCACGGTCAGCGCGGTAAAACCGAATACTCTACCGCCTTTGACTACCTTTGCTACACGTCGAACAGAAACTAATTTTTCCTGTAATCCGTCTGTACTACCTTGAGATGGTGCTGTTGCCATTAATATACCCCTAGAACTTCAATCCAGCTTCACGTGCAGCATCCGCTAATGCCTTAACACGACCATGATACTTAAAACCTGAACGATCGAATGCAACTTCGGTAACGCCAGCCGCCAGCGCTTTCTGCGCAACTTGTTTACCGACTTCCGTCGCCGCAGCTATATTGCCCGTGCCGTTTACCACACCCTTCACGTCGGCTTGTGTCGTCGCCGCACTCGCTACGGTCGCCGTACCGTCCGCACTCAAAATCTGGGCATAGATATGTTGCGATGTCTTATGTACAGTCAACCTGTTGACACCTAGCTGTTTTATTTTTTTACGTTGCCTTAACGCACGTTTTAATCGAGATGATTTTTTATCCATCACTTTATCCTACTTCTTCTTGGCTTCTTTTCTAGCAACATACTCATCAGCATATCGGACCCCTTTACCTTTGTAAGGCTCTGGAGGACGGAAAGCTCTGATTTCTGATGCCACCTGACCTACCTGTTGTTTATTGCTGCCTTTGACGACTAATTCTGTCTGACTAGGCGCTTCTACGGCGATGCCTTGAGGCACTTCGTAGATAACAGGGTTGGAAAAACCCAATGATAAAGTCAGCTTGCTGCCCTGAACCTGGGCGCGATAGCCCACACCTATCAGAGTCAGTTTCTTTTCGAAGCCTGCCGATACGCCAGTAACCATGTTATTGATCGAAGCTCTCGTAGTTCCGGCCTGGGCTTTGGCATTTTTTACCGAATCATCCCATTTTATTTGAATAACGTTATCGTTGATTTCGACATCGACACCGTCATGAATATCATAAGATAACTGTCCACCCTTTCCTTTGACAGTCATGTTGCTTCCATCCAGCTTTACGTCCACACCGGAAGGAATCGTAATTGGGGCATTCGCTATTCTAGACATTAACTTACCCTCCTCTTAGCAGACAGTACAAATGACTTCGCCACCATGCCCAATGGCACGTGCGGCACGATCGGTCATGACACCGCTGGATGTTGAAACGATAGCGATACCTAACCCGCCCAATACCTTAGGCAGCTCATCTTTTGATTTATAGATGCGTAAGCCAGGTCTGCTGACACGTTTAACTTTCTCTATGACCGGCAAGCCGTTGTAGTACTTCAACTCGATTGTCATCTCAGTGTGACTACCTTTAGTTTCAGTACTGTAGTCATTTATATAGCCTTCTTCTTTTAATACTTTTGCGATCGCAACCTTAACTTTAGAAGAAGGTAATTTCACGCTTTTCTTTCCTGCAGCCTGACCATTTCTAATTCTGGTCAACATGTCTGCAATTGGATCAGTCATACTCATTGTCTAATTCTCCAAAAACCTATTAATCAGAATTACCAACTAGCTTTCGTCAAACCAGGAACATCGCCACGCATGGTCGCTTCTCTCAGTTTGTTACGGCTAAGTCCGAATTTTCTGTAATAACCGTGAGGTCTCCCAGTCAGATTACAACGATTACGTAATCTTGCCGTACTGGAGTCTCTCGGCAGTTTTTGCAGCTTTACTTGAGCATTTTCTTTGTCTTCAAATGATGAATTAGGATCCCTGATAATTTCTTTCAGAGCCTTTCTTTTTGCTTCATATTTGCTGACTAATTTTGCGCGCTTTTCTTCACGCGCAATCATTGATTTTTTAGCCATTTTATAAATCGCCCTTTAGTTCTTAAATGGAAAATTAAAAAGCTTTAACAACGCTTTACCTTCTTCATCGGTTTTCGCTGTTGTTGTGATGGAAATATCCATACCGCGTATCGTGTCAATTTTGTCATAATCAATTTCCGGGAAAATGATTTGCTCTTTGACACCCATTGAATAATTTCCACGCCCATCAAAGCTTTTAGGGCTCATTCCGCGAAAATCGCGGATTCGAGGGATTGAAATATTAATTAAACGATCCAGAAATTCATACATTCTGTCACGACGCAATGTCACCTTACAGCCTATCGGCATATCATCACGAATTTTGAAACCGGCGATCGATTTTCTCGCCAACGTGACGATGGCTTTTTGACCGGCGATTTTCTCCATATCGGCAATTGCCGATTGCAATACTTTTTTATCTACGACAGCGCCGCCCACTCCCATATTGAGAGTGATTTTGGTCAAGTGAGGCACTTCCATAACCGATTTGTATCCAAACTGCTCTTGCAGTGCTGGGATTATTTTTTCTTTGTATTCAGTTTCTAGTCTAGCCATGATCTACACCTTATGCATCAACAACTTCATTGGTGGATTTAAAATATCTGACTTTCTTTCCATCTTCTAGAAACTTAAAGCCAACTCGGTCCGCCTTCTTAGTCTCAGGATTGTACAAGCCAACATTCGATATAGCGATCGGCATTTCCTTGTCGACGATACCGCCCGCTACGCCGGCATTTGGATTGCCGCGCTGATGTTTCTTTACCTGATTGACGCCCTGAACCAGCACTTTATTGTTAGTCAGGATTTTTGTTACTTTGCCTTGCTTGCCTTTGTCTTTACCGGTCAGCACGACAACTTCATCGCCTTGTTTTATTTTCTGCATTTTCGAACCTATTCCTATAATACTTCAGGAGCTAATGAAATGATTTTCATGTATTTATCACCTCTTAACTCGCGTGTCACCGGTCCAAAAATACGGGTACCCAATGGCTGAAGATTGGCGTTCAAAATCACAGCCGCGTTACCATCAAAGCGAATGACTGATCCATCCGGTCTGCGCACACCTTTGCGTGTTCTAACTACCAGCGCGTTATAAACTTCGCCTTTTTTTACACGGCCGCGAGGTATTGCATCTTTAACACTTACCTTGATCACATCCCCAATTCCCGCGTAGCGCCTGTGCGAGCCGCCTAAAACCTTGATACACATGACCCTTTTTGCACCGCTATTGTCGGCGACGTCAAGGTTAGTTTGCATCTGAATCATTTCTAAATCCCAACTATATGTCTATTAATGTTTTGAAAAACCTTAGTTAGGTCTTTCAAGTATCTCTACCATTCTATACGATTTGTTTTTCGATAATGGCTTGCATGAAGTGATTGAAACGGTATCGCCTTCGTTACATTGGTTCTGCTCATCATGAACCAGGAATTTTGTCGAACGTCTGACAATCTTGCCGTATACAGGGTGCTTTACCCTTCTTTCCACAAGCACAGAAATGGTTTTATCCATTTTATTGCTGATGACACGACCTCTTAGGGTACGCAATTTCTCTGTATTTTCGCTCATGCTTGTGCTCTCGCCATTTCATTTAAAACAGTATGAATACGTGCAATATCATGTTTTACTTTTTTAACCTGAT
Protein-coding sequences here:
- a CDS encoding CYTH domain-containing protein encodes the protein MPLEIEHKFLLLNDDWRQQIEKSVHYKQGYLSSTKQNSIRIRVSDQQAWINIKSAVIGTHRHEYEYEIPLQEANEMLDELCHKPLIEKKRHFVHYDKHLWEIDEFMGENAGLIVAEIELSDLDETFKKPSWVGQEVTHDLRYYNNNLCKSPYKDWGVTP
- the fdxA gene encoding ferredoxin FdxA — encoded protein: MTFVVTENCIKCKFTDCVDVCPVDCFHEGPNFLVIDPEECIDCTLCEPECPANAIFAEDEIPADQEKFTALNAELAQEWPTITEVKDALPDADEWNGKPGKAELLER
- the rplQ gene encoding 50S ribosomal protein L17, yielding MRHRKSGRQLNRNSSHRKAMFSNMAVSLIRHELIKTTLPKAKELRSVAEPLITLSKQDTVAKRRQAFSKLRDREVVTKLFNELGPRYQDRPGGYMRIIKCGYRAGDDAPMAYVELVDRPEVEELSEEE
- a CDS encoding DNA-directed RNA polymerase subunit alpha translates to MQNSIAGLLKPQLVEVVSQTANHSRIVIEPLEKGFGHSLGNALRRVMLSSIPGCAVTEVEIEGVLHEYTTMEGVHEDVIDVLLNLKKLAVILHSKDEVTLNLTKSGPGPVTAGDITLPHDVDIVNKDLVIAHLTQEGKININLKVERGRGYVSANVRKERLESIPVGTLMVDASFSPIEKVAYQVDSTRVEQRTNLDKLIIELETNGTVDPEETIKLAATILHDQLSVFVDFEKVNEQVIEEEPVNEPEFDPILLRPVDDLELTVRSANCLKAENIFYIGDLIQRTEVELLKTPNLGKKSLTEIKDILAIKGLSLGMRLENWPPENLADQSQAGM
- the rpsD gene encoding 30S ribosomal protein S4; translated protein: MARYLGPTCKLSRREGTDLFLKSRGKSLEGKCKLEQRPGQHGTKRTRSSDYALQLRAKQRIRRIYGVLEKQFRNYYQAADMKKGATGQNLLDLLESRLDNVVYRMGYASTRAEARQLVSHKAILVNEQITNIPSYQVQAGDVIKIREKAKKQQRIVDSLTVTEQYGFPSWVEVNVKEMSGTFKSLPDRADLGADINEQLVVELYSK
- the rpsK gene encoding 30S ribosomal protein S11, which codes for MATQNRSKKRIKKEVADGIAHVHASFNNTIITITDRKGNALSWATSGGSGFRGSRKSTPFAAQVAAEKAGSVAQEYGMKNLDVMIKGPGPGRESAVRSLNNLGFKISNIIDVTPIPHNGCRPPKKRRV
- the rpsM gene encoding 30S ribosomal protein S13 produces the protein MARIAGINVADHKHAEIALTAIYGVGRQTAKDICKEVGIEPSVKIKDLAEEQLESIRKVISGMTVEGDLRREVSMNIKRLMDLGCYRGIRHRRGLPLRGQRSRTNARTRKGPRKPIRK
- the rpmJ gene encoding 50S ribosomal protein L36 encodes the protein MKVRASVKKICRSCKVIKRNGVVRVICKDGRHKQRQG
- the secY gene encoding preprotein translocase subunit SecY — protein: MANRMGGFSELRSRLLFVLGAFFVYRVGAHIPVPGIDPKALAIMFEQQSGSILDMFNMFSGGALMRLSLFALGIMPYISASIIMQLMTVVIPSLEQIKKEGESGRRKISQYTRYGTVVLATFQAIGISIALQNQTAGGLPVVINPGIGFVIITTVTLVTGTIFLMWLGEQVTERGIGNGISLIIFAGIVSGLPSAIGGTLELARTGEMNAAFIILLFLIAVAVTALVVFVERGQRRIIINYPKRQQGRRMYAGQSSFLPLKLNMAGVIPPIFASSIILFPATIAGWFGNAEGFTWLQDVSTVLSPGQPVYVLFYATAIVFFCFFYTALVFNSKETADNLKKSGAFLPGIRPGAQTTAYIDKVMTRLTLIGAFYITLVCLLPEFLIVYWNVPFYFGGTSLLIIVVVVMDFISQMQTHLMSHQYDGLMKKANLKK
- the rplO gene encoding 50S ribosomal protein L15 is translated as MYLNSIQSAYGSRKKSKRVGRGIGSTLGKTCGRGHKGQKSRSGGFHKVGFEGGQMPLQRRLPKVGFTSRIKKYTAEVRLNELDKLSGDVIDLAALIEANLIPAISKKAKIIKSGEVSKAVTVKGLAVTAGAKQSIEAAGGKVEE
- the rpmD gene encoding 50S ribosomal protein L30 — protein: MAEKKLSVTMTKSKIGRLKSHQACLKGLGLRKIRQTVEVIDTPENRGMINKVSYMLNVEEV
- the rpsE gene encoding 30S ribosomal protein S5; protein product: MATAPSQGSTDGLQEKLVSVRRVAKVVKGGRVFGFTALTVVGDGEGRVGYGVCKAREVPIAIQKSLEQARKNMKKVALKGDTLQYSIMSNTGAAKVYMQPASEGTGIIAGGAMRAVFEVVGVHNVLAKCIGTQNPINVVRATIDGLAGMHDAKSIAAKRGLTVEEITG
- the rplR gene encoding 50S ribosomal protein L18; translated protein: MDKKSSRLKRALRQRKKIKQLGVNRLTVHKTSQHIYAQILSADGTATVASAATTQADVKGVVNGTGNIAAATEVGKQVAQKALAAGVTEVAFDRSGFKYHGRVKALADAAREAGLKF
- the rplF gene encoding 50S ribosomal protein L6; translated protein: MSRIANAPITIPSGVDVKLDGSNMTVKGKGGQLSYDIHDGVDVEINDNVIQIKWDDSVKNAKAQAGTTRASINNMVTGVSAGFEKKLTLIGVGYRAQVQGSKLTLSLGFSNPVIYEVPQGIAVEAPSQTELVVKGSNKQQVGQVASEIRAFRPPEPYKGKGVRYADEYVARKEAKKK
- the rpsH gene encoding 30S ribosomal protein S8, with protein sequence MSMTDPIADMLTRIRNGQAAGKKSVKLPSSKVKVAIAKVLKEEGYINDYSTETKGSHTEMTIELKYYNGLPVIEKVKRVSRPGLRIYKSKDELPKVLGGLGIAIVSTSSGVMTDRAARAIGHGGEVICTVC
- the rpsN gene encoding 30S ribosomal protein S14 is translated as MAKKSMIAREEKRAKLVSKYEAKRKALKEIIRDPNSSFEDKENAQVKLQKLPRDSSTARLRNRCNLTGRPHGYYRKFGLSRNKLREATMRGDVPGLTKASW
- the rplE gene encoding 50S ribosomal protein L5, with translation MARLETEYKEKIIPALQEQFGYKSVMEVPHLTKITLNMGVGGAVVDKKVLQSAIADMEKIAGQKAIVTLARKSIAGFKIRDDMPIGCKVTLRRDRMYEFLDRLINISIPRIRDFRGMSPKSFDGRGNYSMGVKEQIIFPEIDYDKIDTIRGMDISITTTAKTDEEGKALLKLFNFPFKN
- the rplX gene encoding 50S ribosomal protein L24 — encoded protein: MQKIKQGDEVVVLTGKDKGKQGKVTKILTNNKVLVQGVNQVKKHQRGNPNAGVAGGIVDKEMPIAISNVGLYNPETKKADRVGFKFLEDGKKVRYFKSTNEVVDA